The genome window CGCGACAATCGCCCGTTACCCCTCGCGTGAGTCCCCTTTGACCAAGATCCCTGACCACTGGCAGACGTTCCTCGGACCGGCCAACTGGTTTCAGGTCTCTCATCCCCCCCATTGGACGGCCGGAGAACGCAAAGGGACCTACACGCTCACCCCGCCGGATTCCGACGCAATCCTGGCGATCAACTGCCTGTGGTTCGGCGGCACGCCGGCCGCCCCCGCGCCGAGCATCGAGCAGGTGACGCGGCAGTTCCCGCACTCCCGGAAGATCCACCGCTACCCGGCCCGCCCCGATTCCGACCTGATGGAGAGCTTCACGGGGGAAGCGGTCCTCGATCCGCCGCCGCCGTGGTATCGCCGGCTGTTCCACCGCAAGCAGTGGCGGCGATGGAAGCTGTGGTCGTTCCAGAAGGGACCGCTGCTCGTCATCGTCTCGCTGATTCATCCGACCGAGCGCGATCCAGACCTCGACGCCCTGGCCGAGATGATCGTCGGGACGCTCCTGCTGGCCGACGTCCCCGCTCCGCCGCCGGACGAGTTCGCGACCCGTGCCCTGGGACTCGCCCGCAAGAAGTTCCCGCTGCTGGAGTGCAAGCTCGGCGAAGACTTTCAGCTTCACGTCGGCGAGTCGACAATCAACCTGTTCAACTTCTACCGGACATTCGTGAAAACCCCGGACCGGTTCGAGGAGATCCTCCTGCCGGCGCTCACGACCGTTGTGCAGGTCCAGGAGTGGGGGAGCGAACAGACCGACCCCAGCTTCGACACGGTCCAGGAACGGATCATGCCGATGCTGTATCCGGAATCGGTCTGGCAGGAGAAGTTTCCGGACTTCGTCTGCCTGCCGTGGGTCGGGGGGCTCGTGATCCTGTACGTCGTCGACGAGGCGCAGGCGTACTGGTACATCCGCAAGGACCTCCTGGAGCGGTGGTCCATGGAGCCGGACGACCTCCATGATGTGGCGATCAAGAACCTCGAAAACTACTTCGAGAAGCAGCCGATGGAGCTGGCGGTCGCCGGGTCGGAGGAGTCCGGGCCGCGGATGCTGATGCCGAGCCGCGCCGATTCCTACAATTGCGTGCGGTTCCTGAGCGAGAGTTTCCTGACGAAGATCCGGCGGGTCATCGGCGGGAACCTGGCGGTCGGGCTGCCGGGGCGGGATTTCTTCGTCGCCCTGAGCCTCGACTCGCCGTCGATGATCGAACAGGTCCGCAAGAAGGTGCAGGAAGACTTCGAACAGATGGATCATCCGCTGACCAGCAAGATGCTGCTCGTGACGACCGACGGCGTAAGCGAACTCGTCCTGGAGGAGACGTGAGCGAGCCAGCGCCCCCGTTTCCGGCTGTGCAAGACGGAAGTCCTTCGGTCCCGACGCTGACCCTGCTGGGGACAGGCACCAGCATGGGGGTCCCGATGATCGGCTGCACGTGCGAGGTCTGCACGTCGACCGATCCGCGGAATCACCGGATGCGGACCGGCGTCTTCGTTGCGGCGCCGGAGGGGAATTTCCTGATCGACACGCCCCCGGAGCTGCGGCTGCAGCTGGTGCGGGAGCGGATCGACATGGTCGAGGCGGTGGTCTACACGCACGCGCACGCGGACCACATCCTGGGTCTCGATGACCTGCGGATCTTCGGCTACAAGCTCCAGCGGCCGATCCCGCTCTACTGCGAACCAGACGTCGAGCAGCATCTCCGGTCGACCTTTCCTTACGCGTTCCTGGCCCCGGAGCATCGCGTCGGCTATGCGTCGGCGCCGAACCTGCTTTTCCGGACGATCGGCGATGATCCGTTCGACCTGCTGGGGGTCCGGATCCAGCCGGTCCCGCTGATCCATGGCCATCTCCGGACGCTGGGGTTCCGGATTAACGATGTCGCCTTCTGCACCGACGTCAGCGAGATCCCGGAGGCGAGCTGGAAGCTCCTTGAAGGGCTCGACGTCCTGATTCTCGATGCGCTCCATTACGAGAAGCATCCGACGCACTTCAGCATCTTTGAGGCACTGCGGGCGATCGAGCGGCTCCGTCCGCGACGGGCGTACCTGACGCACCTGTCGCACCGGCTCGACTACACGGAGACGAACAAGAGGTTGCCGACGGGTGTGGAGCTGGCGTACGACGGCCTGCGGGTTCCGCTGACACGGTGTGTCGAATAGCTCGTTCTCCAGCTCCTATCTGTGTCCATCCGTGTTCATCCGTGGCTCAAGACTCTTCAGTCAGAAGAATTCAGCCACAGATAAACACGGATGAACACAGATAAGAGATGATCCCGGCCAGACGGTCGTTGAACAGCGAGTTCAGTCCACCTTCTGCTGGAACGAGACGAACTTCGGAGCCTGCGCCTTCACCGCCTCCGGGCTCCAGATCCGGATGCGGCTCACCTTCCCCGTGTCGTCGAACGAACCGAAGCCGACCCAGCCCTTTCCGAACGTCTTGTCGTTCGCCTCCATGATCGGCGTCGTCAGGTCGTCGAAGTAAACCTTTACGCTGCCGTCCGAGACCCGGCGGTCGATCCGGACCTTGTGCCAGACATTGAGGCCCCAGTTGTTGCCCGTGTTGGTCTTCGTCGAGATCTTGAGCCGCGGGGCCTTGTCGACGATGAAGATGTTGTTGGCGTGGTCGTCCCCCTTCGTCGCGATGTGCGTGTAGTAGTAGCGGTCAGGACCTTCGAAGCCGAAGACGAAGACCATGTCGCGATGGCCGTACTCCTTGCCGGTCTGGAGACAGTCCGCCTCGACGATACAGTCGCCGAACGTCTGCCCGCCGACGAGGGCGATGTTGAACGGCGAGCGGAACTGCGGCGTGTAGCGGCTCTGCTTCTGGAGCTCGAGCGCGCCGGGCGAGTCATCCTTAGCCTCGGCATGCCGCCACGCCGTGTCATCCGAGAAGACGAAGTCCTTCAGCGCCGCGGGCTCGGCGAAGTCCTGGGAATACTGCAGCTTGTAGCTCTCGGGGATGCCGGCCGGCTTGTCTTCGGCCCGGGCGGCGGCCGCGAGGAGAAGCAGGGAGAACGTCAGCAGGGAGCGCACCATCGAACGACCTCTCGGGAACAGTTGGCGATGGAGGAGAGCTTAGAGGGCCAGTCGCGCCACGTGAACGGAAAGGACTCGCCATAGACGCCTGGATACCGTTGCCCACAACACAGGCCCACCGGCCTCTTGACCGTGAGACACCGGACGTCCTCTTTGTGGTGCCGGCGTTGAGAACTCACCGCTCGCGTTGCAGTCTCCGCGGGTTGGTGAGGGGGCATCCGAAACGTTGTCCGCGCTTGGACACGGACTCCTTCAGATATCTCTCGACGGCCAGGCCTCCGGCGGGCAAGAGGGCGTTGCCCCCTTGCATCCCCCACCAAGGTGCCCCTGGACCCGACTCTTTCAGGAGGCGCGAGGTACCCGTCGCTGTGCTCTCTGTGGTTCAAAAACGGACCACGCAATGCTCGGTCGTGGGCTCAAGTCACCAGGGAACAGCGGCGCACCACCAGACTACGAATGCACCAGCGGGACGCCTTTATCTGTGTGCATCTGCGTTCATCTGTGGCTCCCCCTCCATCCCCTGTTCTCACCGCAACCGGCGGCGAAGCAGATCGAGCGCCGTCTTCACGACCCGCGCCTGCTGGATCTCCGGGTTGCCGCTGATCAGGACCCGCTCCGTCACGATCGTTCCGCCTCCGTCCAGGACCACGTAGGCGATTTCGGGGTCGGCCGACAGCGTCGGCGGGACCCGGTAGGGAGAAACCGCCAGAGCGAAGTCCGCCCCGGTCGTGGCGCGAATCCAGCGGGCCAGCTCTTCGGTCTTCGCCGGAGCGAGCGGAGTCCGGGTCGGTTCGTGAGCGATCCACTGCTGCTCGGGGAGCGTGATCCCCTGCCGGAAATGCGTCCCGTCGTCGAGATCGGCCAGCCGGGCGGCGAGCGCTCCCTTGGTACCGCTCTCGACGACCGCCAGCGTCTTCCGGCCGGCAGCGAGCAGCCGCAGGACTGCGTGCTCAAGCTCGTCGTCCTCGGTCCCGAAGATGTACTCGCCCAGACGCTCTTCGATGATGCGGCTGGTCTCCGCGATCTTCCGCTCGCACTCCTCGACGCTCTGCCCCGGCGCGTTGATCCGGAGCGTGATCGTCGCCTGGTGGGCGGTGATGCCGACCTCCGGATCCCGTCCGCGGGCGGTTACGTCCTTGAGGACCTCGTCCACCTGGGCCTCGCCGAGGCCGAAGCTGTGGATCCGCTTCCGACGGATGATCGTTCCGGTCTGCGGCAGCCGCGGCGCGACCTGGTCCCGGAACATCCGGTAGAGCTCCGACGGCACTCCCGGCAGTGCGGCAATCTGACAGGCTTCGCGCCCTGCGCGGGCGACGGTCATCCAGATCCCCGGTGCGGTCCCGACCGGGTTCGGCAGCGGAGCGGCGGTCTCGGGAAACATCGCCTGGACGCGGTTCCGCTCGGGCATCGGACGTCCGCGCTTCCGGAAGTACGACTCGATTGCCTCCAGGCTCTCCGGATGAAGGACCAGCGGCACCGCCTGCAGCTGCGCCAGGGCCTCCCGCGTCAGGTCGTCGAGCGTCGGCCCCAGGCCCCCCGAGACGATGACGACATCGGCCCGCTCGACGGCGAGCCGCAGGACGTCGACGTTGGTCTTGAGGTCGTCACCGATCGTCGTGTGGAAACGGACGGGGATCCCGAGATCGGCGAGCGCCAGGCTGAGCCACTGGCTGTTCGTGTCGAGCTTCTCGCCGGTCGTCAGCTCGGTTCCGATGGCGACGATCTCGGCAGAGAGCGGGAGAGCGGGGCTGGAGGAATTGGGTTCGGACAAGACGAGGCCGTCGCGGAGGAGGGGAGGGATATCAGCCGGAGGTCGACCGGCCATCTCACACGGCGAGTGTAGCCAATCCGCCCGGAGCGATCTCCGCTGTCTCGTTCCGCGTCGACCGGAGATGACGTGGAGCAACGCAGCCCCCAGCGGCAGTTTGGGCCGGACTTGGCCGGGGCCCGCGGACGTGCGTTGACGCTCAAAACGATCCGGTCCTACAAGCGGAACCGCGCCACTTGCCCGGTCATTCACGTTGTTGACGGTTCAGTTATGAAGCGGTTTCTCCTCCTTGGACTCACGGCGGCCGGGCTGGCGGGATGCACCTCCGCCAGCACCAGCAACACCGCCCGTTCCGCGACCGAACAGATCCTGATCTCCAACGCGGTCGACCAGTCGCTCGACAAAATGGACTTCCGCCCGTTTGCCGGGAAGACGGTCT of Planctomyces sp. SH-PL14 contains these proteins:
- a CDS encoding DUF1444 family protein, producing the protein MTKIPDHWQTFLGPANWFQVSHPPHWTAGERKGTYTLTPPDSDAILAINCLWFGGTPAAPAPSIEQVTRQFPHSRKIHRYPARPDSDLMESFTGEAVLDPPPPWYRRLFHRKQWRRWKLWSFQKGPLLVIVSLIHPTERDPDLDALAEMIVGTLLLADVPAPPPDEFATRALGLARKKFPLLECKLGEDFQLHVGESTINLFNFYRTFVKTPDRFEEILLPALTTVVQVQEWGSEQTDPSFDTVQERIMPMLYPESVWQEKFPDFVCLPWVGGLVILYVVDEAQAYWYIRKDLLERWSMEPDDLHDVAIKNLENYFEKQPMELAVAGSEESGPRMLMPSRADSYNCVRFLSESFLTKIRRVIGGNLAVGLPGRDFFVALSLDSPSMIEQVRKKVQEDFEQMDHPLTSKMLLVTTDGVSELVLEET
- a CDS encoding MBL fold metallo-hydrolase; translation: MSEPAPPFPAVQDGSPSVPTLTLLGTGTSMGVPMIGCTCEVCTSTDPRNHRMRTGVFVAAPEGNFLIDTPPELRLQLVRERIDMVEAVVYTHAHADHILGLDDLRIFGYKLQRPIPLYCEPDVEQHLRSTFPYAFLAPEHRVGYASAPNLLFRTIGDDPFDLLGVRIQPVPLIHGHLRTLGFRINDVAFCTDVSEIPEASWKLLEGLDVLILDALHYEKHPTHFSIFEALRAIERLRPRRAYLTHLSHRLDYTETNKRLPTGVELAYDGLRVPLTRCVE
- a CDS encoding CinA family nicotinamide mononucleotide deamidase-related protein, encoding MSEPNSSSPALPLSAEIVAIGTELTTGEKLDTNSQWLSLALADLGIPVRFHTTIGDDLKTNVDVLRLAVERADVVIVSGGLGPTLDDLTREALAQLQAVPLVLHPESLEAIESYFRKRGRPMPERNRVQAMFPETAAPLPNPVGTAPGIWMTVARAGREACQIAALPGVPSELYRMFRDQVAPRLPQTGTIIRRKRIHSFGLGEAQVDEVLKDVTARGRDPEVGITAHQATITLRINAPGQSVEECERKIAETSRIIEERLGEYIFGTEDDELEHAVLRLLAAGRKTLAVVESGTKGALAARLADLDDGTHFRQGITLPEQQWIAHEPTRTPLAPAKTEELARWIRATTGADFALAVSPYRVPPTLSADPEIAYVVLDGGGTIVTERVLISGNPEIQQARVVKTALDLLRRRLR